Proteins encoded by one window of Methermicoccus shengliensis DSM 18856:
- a CDS encoding type II secretion system F family protein, whose amino-acid sequence MRSLCGLSLSEKRLSALRIQFAKANIGGTFDQYIHRQSLIARIVLTALVLVGAGLGAAASRLFHLPLAIAVASGALVLGLVGVVVCYLSVDIVLSLRVSLRKSNIDRTLPHCVPFMYALSRGGMELFSVFKEVSTRTYLFGETSTEFGRVVKSVELLGLSPLEALERLSETTPSIMLKDFVDNLVSLLKSGGSHTQYFRDVTEHYHEMVDNAQKSYVQMLGGLAETYITLFVLGPMFGLITFVVMSLTNAPLTMIYALIYLLMPLSTLGFIVLLDTLTEPYKDIAPPSRQVETHELRGIEIAPLLKGEEELLRQLEKHVQRANSMWRLKNLKRYFVDRPERTLYITFPAFLVALGILLVLRAPPYTLTDIVEFVDTPVALGVVGMMLPISVLFESKKRRTRKMEAKMPEFLRRLTSLNEVGLPLREAILGATESELGALTPLLRQMRNDLLLWGKTTSEALRRLEREIPSMMITRTMTLITKASESTSSIEEVLKIATSNFKLTHSLQTARRRETSIYVVVVYMAFLLFLLMVYVLLYYFLKEVPTSSEVVGGMSLGGAGQSQYRLLFYHATLIQGVCSGLVAGMMSEENLMSGIKHCILMLSIAIVAYSVII is encoded by the coding sequence ATGAGATCGCTTTGTGGATTGTCCCTTAGTGAAAAGAGACTATCAGCCCTGAGGATACAGTTCGCAAAGGCCAACATAGGGGGCACATTTGATCAGTACATTCATCGGCAATCGCTAATCGCGCGAATTGTGCTAACAGCACTCGTGCTGGTGGGTGCTGGATTGGGGGCTGCGGCATCCAGGCTCTTCCACCTTCCGTTGGCAATCGCTGTCGCGAGTGGGGCTTTGGTGCTTGGGCTCGTGGGTGTGGTGGTGTGCTACCTCTCGGTGGATATCGTGCTCTCTCTGAGGGTCAGCCTTCGAAAGAGCAACATAGACCGCACGCTCCCACACTGTGTGCCCTTCATGTATGCACTGAGCAGGGGAGGAATGGAGCTTTTCTCTGTGTTCAAGGAGGTCAGCACCCGCACATACCTATTTGGCGAGACCTCAACAGAGTTTGGAAGGGTGGTAAAGAGCGTGGAGCTCCTGGGGTTGAGTCCACTGGAAGCGCTCGAGAGACTCTCTGAGACCACACCATCCATAATGCTGAAAGATTTCGTGGATAACCTCGTATCGCTGCTGAAAAGTGGGGGGAGCCACACACAGTACTTCAGGGACGTCACGGAGCACTACCACGAGATGGTGGACAACGCGCAGAAATCGTATGTGCAGATGCTGGGGGGACTTGCAGAGACATACATCACCCTCTTCGTGCTCGGGCCAATGTTCGGTCTGATAACGTTCGTGGTGATGAGCCTCACCAATGCCCCTCTGACGATGATATATGCGCTGATATACCTGCTCATGCCATTGAGCACCCTCGGCTTTATCGTGCTGCTCGATACGCTCACAGAGCCCTACAAGGACATTGCACCTCCTTCGCGGCAGGTCGAAACCCATGAGCTTAGAGGAATAGAGATTGCACCCCTTCTCAAAGGGGAAGAGGAGCTGCTGAGGCAGCTGGAAAAGCACGTACAAAGGGCGAACTCTATGTGGAGGCTCAAGAATCTCAAAAGATATTTTGTGGACAGGCCGGAGAGGACGCTTTACATCACGTTTCCAGCCTTTCTTGTGGCACTTGGGATACTTCTCGTGCTCAGGGCGCCCCCCTACACCCTCACGGACATCGTGGAGTTCGTGGACACGCCGGTGGCACTCGGCGTGGTTGGGATGATGCTCCCCATCTCAGTTCTGTTCGAGAGCAAAAAGAGAAGGACGAGAAAGATGGAGGCAAAGATGCCCGAGTTTCTGAGGAGGCTCACGAGCCTCAATGAGGTTGGGCTTCCCCTCCGGGAAGCCATCCTTGGAGCAACAGAGTCGGAGCTTGGGGCACTCACACCACTTTTAAGGCAGATGAGAAATGACCTTCTGCTGTGGGGCAAGACCACTTCCGAGGCTTTGAGGAGGCTCGAGCGTGAGATTCCCTCCATGATGATAACAAGAACGATGACGCTGATAACAAAGGCATCTGAGAGCACGAGCAGCATAGAGGAGGTTCTGAAGATTGCCACCTCCAATTTCAAGCTGACCCACAGCCTGCAGACGGCGAGGCGCAGGGAGACCTCAATCTACGTGGTCGTGGTGTACATGGCCTTCCTTCTGTTCCTTCTCATGGTGTACGTGCTGCTGTATTACTTCCTGAAGGAAGTGCCCACGTCCTCGGAGGTCGTTGGCGGAATGTCGCTGGGAGGGGCAGGACAGAGCCAGTACAGGCTGCTGTTCTACCACGCCACCCTCATTCAGGGTGTGTGTTCCGGTCTCGTGGCCGGAATGATGAGTGAGGAAAACCTGATGAGCGGAATAAAGCATTGCATACTCATGTTGAGTATAGCGATAGTGGCGTATTCGGTGATTATATGA
- a CDS encoding type II/IV secretion system ATPase subunit, with the protein MRLPLRRLRALREATQVRSTSGDEGPSKEEDIRLLTPRVPEGFVEIERYWIEEPYSMVQILLNERTKVKKYCLLEPPMSPFEYTLLERLFNDLQELVGKEEVGESIEEREEFLERKVRDLLRWYGLDVDERGMLKLLYYLKRNFLREGKITALLKDDYIEDISCTAPNSPIFLYHRVHHSIETNISFEEEELDAFVMRLCQRSGRHISYAKPLVDATMPDGSRLQATLGRVVTSRGSSFTIRRFREEPITPVHLMKYGTVSPDILVYLWLAIENKKSLIFLGGTATGKTSILNAVSLFIPPTAKIVSIEDTREVRLHHPNWIASVTKEGIKGEGTVTMFDLLKAALRQRPEYILVGEVRGVEAITLFQAMSTGHATYSTMHADSVQSAINRLESDPINLPHIMLDALHGFCIQQIVYKGDERLRRTKVLVELTGIDPHMGRIRINEVFRWNPYDDSFEMSSPEMYRIIMRERGWSEGELKRELSDRKALLTALLERDVRDYRVLSEVFHRYYLDKERVMSTYVEHEEHEEHEEHEEHEEHEEHEV; encoded by the coding sequence TTGAGGCTTCCGCTGCGACGACTTCGAGCCCTACGAGAAGCGACGCAAGTTCGCAGCACTTCTGGAGATGAAGGGCCATCCAAGGAAGAGGACATAAGGCTGCTCACTCCCCGCGTGCCAGAGGGGTTTGTTGAGATAGAGCGATACTGGATAGAAGAGCCATACTCCATGGTGCAGATACTTCTCAATGAGCGGACAAAGGTGAAGAAGTACTGCCTCCTGGAGCCTCCGATGTCCCCCTTCGAGTACACACTCTTAGAGAGGCTTTTCAACGACCTCCAGGAGCTGGTTGGGAAGGAGGAGGTGGGGGAGAGCATTGAGGAGAGGGAGGAATTCCTTGAGAGGAAGGTCCGCGACCTCTTGAGGTGGTATGGTCTGGACGTGGATGAGAGGGGGATGCTCAAGCTGCTCTATTATCTGAAGCGCAACTTTCTGAGAGAGGGCAAAATCACGGCGCTTCTGAAGGACGACTACATCGAGGACATATCGTGTACCGCGCCCAACAGCCCCATCTTCCTTTACCATCGGGTACACCACAGCATAGAGACCAACATCTCCTTCGAGGAGGAAGAGCTGGACGCATTCGTGATGAGGCTGTGCCAGCGGTCTGGCAGGCACATATCGTACGCAAAGCCGCTGGTGGATGCCACGATGCCAGACGGCTCTCGCCTGCAGGCGACGCTTGGCAGAGTGGTCACGAGCAGGGGCAGCTCGTTCACAATCCGGCGGTTCAGGGAGGAGCCCATCACTCCCGTTCATCTCATGAAATATGGGACGGTCTCCCCGGACATACTGGTCTATCTCTGGCTCGCCATCGAGAACAAGAAGAGCCTGATATTTCTCGGGGGAACTGCCACTGGAAAGACCTCCATATTGAACGCGGTCTCGCTCTTCATCCCACCCACTGCCAAGATAGTGTCCATAGAGGATACGCGTGAGGTGAGGCTCCACCATCCCAACTGGATAGCGAGCGTTACTAAGGAGGGTATAAAGGGAGAAGGCACGGTGACGATGTTCGACCTCTTAAAGGCAGCCTTAAGACAGCGCCCGGAATACATTCTGGTGGGGGAGGTCAGGGGGGTGGAGGCCATCACGCTGTTTCAGGCGATGTCCACGGGACACGCCACCTACTCCACAATGCACGCGGATAGTGTGCAGTCGGCCATCAACAGGCTCGAAAGCGACCCAATCAACCTCCCACACATCATGCTCGATGCTCTCCACGGATTCTGCATTCAGCAGATTGTGTATAAGGGTGATGAGCGGCTGAGGAGGACGAAGGTTCTGGTGGAACTGACCGGGATAGACCCGCACATGGGACGCATAAGAATAAACGAGGTCTTCAGGTGGAATCCCTATGACGACTCCTTTGAGATGTCATCACCGGAGATGTACCGCATCATCATGAGGGAAAGAGGGTGGAGTGAGGGTGAGCTGAAGAGAGAGCTCTCCGACAGAAAAGCTCTTCTAACCGCCCTGCTGGAGCGAGATGTGAGGGACTACAGGGTGCTCTCGGAGGTGTTCCACAGATACTATCTGGACAAAGAGAGAGTGATGAGCACTTATGTGGAGCATGAGGAGCATGAGGAGCATGAGGAGCATGAGGAGCATGAGGAGCATGAGGAGCATGAGGTATGA
- a CDS encoding NAD(P)H-hydrate dehydratase has product MGSGMYMSSEDVRRLDENCAFFGLDTPLLMENAGAGIAREIARRFPRGRLAVFAGTGNNGGDGLVAARHLTEHEITVFLLGRSMASDAARRNLELLTLEAERGRVSIVPITDSSQLSDVSMEEFEVVVDAMLGTGAHGAPREPVRSAIELINTCHAFVVAVDIPSGLDPDTGRADVAVRADMTLTLHAPKRGFSNPDAGRYTGEVVVVPIGISPSMEQLIGPGDMHAALPSAKRGHKGQNGRVLVIGGGPYTGAPALVGLAALRAGADLVTVATPSSVSGSIASFSPDLIVRPLEGDVLCCEHLPEIEELIERHDVVVVGNGLGRDAETLDAVEELLPMCGRAVLDADALKVVHEDTLFEGDVVLTPHMGELAAIVGRKMPTDLDARCGLIRDLCTSLGVVVLSKGAVDVVSDGRRTRLNITGNGAMAVGGTGDVLAGITGALLCRTSPFEAACAAAFINGAAGDMARLEGGYSLLATDLLPRIPRVMAGEWRHYRRVE; this is encoded by the coding sequence ATGGGGTCAGGCATGTATATGTCCTCTGAGGATGTGAGAAGGCTGGACGAGAACTGTGCGTTCTTCGGGCTGGATACGCCCCTGCTCATGGAGAACGCTGGGGCTGGTATTGCGAGGGAGATTGCCAGACGATTTCCGAGGGGAAGGCTTGCCGTGTTTGCCGGGACGGGCAACAACGGTGGGGACGGGCTCGTTGCTGCAAGGCACCTCACAGAGCACGAGATTACGGTGTTCCTGCTCGGCAGGAGCATGGCGAGCGATGCCGCAAGGCGCAACCTCGAGCTGCTCACCCTCGAGGCAGAGAGGGGAAGGGTGAGCATCGTACCCATCACGGACTCCTCGCAGCTCTCGGATGTATCCATGGAAGAGTTCGAGGTGGTGGTGGATGCCATGCTGGGCACGGGTGCCCATGGGGCACCAAGGGAGCCCGTGAGGAGTGCCATCGAGCTCATCAACACCTGTCATGCGTTCGTGGTGGCGGTGGACATCCCCAGCGGGCTCGACCCCGACACCGGAAGGGCAGATGTGGCGGTGAGGGCAGACATGACGCTCACCCTGCACGCCCCCAAGAGGGGGTTCTCGAACCCCGATGCCGGGCGCTACACTGGAGAGGTGGTGGTCGTTCCTATAGGCATCTCTCCCAGTATGGAGCAGCTCATAGGGCCCGGGGACATGCACGCCGCCCTTCCTTCGGCAAAGAGAGGACACAAGGGACAGAACGGCAGGGTGCTGGTGATAGGAGGGGGACCGTATACGGGGGCGCCAGCACTCGTGGGGCTTGCAGCACTTCGGGCAGGGGCAGACCTCGTGACAGTCGCCACGCCCTCCTCTGTGAGCGGGAGTATAGCGTCGTTCAGCCCGGACCTCATCGTGCGGCCCCTCGAGGGTGATGTGCTCTGCTGCGAGCATCTGCCAGAGATAGAGGAGCTGATAGAGCGGCACGATGTGGTGGTGGTGGGCAACGGGCTCGGAAGGGATGCAGAGACGCTCGATGCGGTGGAGGAGCTCTTGCCGATGTGCGGGCGGGCGGTGCTCGATGCCGATGCTCTTAAGGTGGTGCACGAGGACACGCTGTTCGAGGGAGATGTGGTGCTCACCCCCCACATGGGGGAGCTGGCTGCCATCGTCGGCAGGAAGATGCCCACCGACCTCGATGCCCGCTGCGGGCTGATACGCGACCTCTGCACGTCCCTTGGAGTGGTGGTGCTCTCCAAGGGGGCGGTGGACGTGGTGTCCGATGGGAGGAGGACGAGGCTCAACATCACTGGCAATGGTGCGATGGCGGTGGGGGGCACTGGGGATGTGCTCGCGGGCATCACTGGAGCGCTTCTGTGCAGGACATCGCCCTTCGAGGCTGCGTGCGCCGCCGCGTTCATCAACGGGGCCGCTGGGGACATGGCGAGGCTGGAGGGAGGATACAGCCTGCTCGCCACAGACCTGCTCCCCCGCATCCCGAGGGTGATGGCTGGGGAGTGGAGGCACTACAGGAGGGTCGAGTGA
- the scpB gene encoding SMC-Scp complex subunit ScpB: MDEEMCIVEAALFVSDTPLSPEELAERVGLAPEACERALSRLKEEYERREGGIEVVLVGGRYLMQVSPRYAPKLRGIAEVELPAPALRTLAMIAYHQPIRQSDLAERRGNSAYAHVRMLVERGLVEATPQGHTKVLTTTPLFARYFQLQGADAASVRRAMLEMLHIPRLACTSMSAPVLRLAGVHEFEVLDLYRGEMDLSEYDAVVCLKGHVGPWSAKKVIEVSCITFSSLAASLDALAEYGTRRDIQKAKGRIEEALGYYRRRALRLGMRVNPLTPMARKMVEELGLDVSDGGIKIATDLYEGDAQVRIPTHANASDGALRRVMERYEAMLKGLEGMR, translated from the coding sequence ATGGACGAGGAGATGTGCATAGTGGAGGCGGCGCTGTTCGTGAGCGATACCCCTCTCTCGCCCGAGGAGCTTGCAGAGCGGGTGGGGCTTGCACCAGAGGCATGCGAGCGTGCCCTGAGCAGGCTGAAGGAGGAGTACGAGCGAAGGGAGGGGGGCATAGAGGTGGTGCTGGTGGGAGGGCGCTATCTCATGCAGGTGAGCCCCAGATACGCACCGAAGCTCAGGGGCATCGCGGAGGTTGAGCTGCCCGCCCCTGCCCTTCGCACGCTCGCCATGATAGCGTATCACCAGCCCATAAGGCAGAGCGACCTCGCAGAGCGCAGGGGCAACAGTGCGTATGCCCATGTGAGGATGCTGGTGGAGAGGGGGCTCGTGGAGGCCACGCCGCAGGGCCACACCAAGGTGCTCACCACCACCCCGCTGTTCGCGCGCTACTTCCAGCTTCAGGGTGCGGACGCTGCATCGGTGAGGAGGGCGATGCTCGAGATGCTCCACATCCCAAGGCTCGCGTGCACCTCCATGAGCGCTCCAGTCCTCAGGCTGGCGGGGGTGCACGAGTTCGAGGTGCTCGACCTCTATCGGGGCGAGATGGACCTGTCGGAGTACGATGCGGTGGTGTGCCTCAAGGGGCACGTGGGCCCATGGAGCGCTAAGAAGGTGATAGAGGTGTCGTGCATTACGTTCTCCAGCCTTGCGGCATCACTGGATGCCCTCGCCGAATACGGAACGAGAAGGGACATCCAGAAGGCAAAGGGCAGGATAGAGGAGGCGCTCGGGTACTACAGGAGGCGCGCTTTGAGACTTGGGATGCGGGTGAATCCCCTGACACCCATGGCAAGGAAGATGGTGGAGGAGCTGGGGCTGGACGTATCGGATGGAGGGATAAAAATCGCCACCGACCTCTATGAGGGGGATGCACAGGTGCGCATTCCCACTCACGCCAATGCGAGCGATGGAGCCCTCAGGAGGGTGATGGAGCGCTACGAGGCGATGCTGAAGGGGCTCGAGGGCATGCGATGA
- a CDS encoding glutamate--tRNA ligase: MVSVDEIRRLARLYALQNAVRHGKPPMAGAVMGKLMGERPELRERAREVKPVVEEVVAEVASLTPERWRSELEELAPELIEELSVKKEPKRGLKELPNATRGEVVMRFAPNPNGPPTLGSARGIVVNSEYARMYEGKFILRFDDTDPVQKRPLLDAYRWYVEDCRWLGAQPDEVYCASDRLELYYEVAERLIEGGHAYMCFCSREEFKRRKDACQPCPHRDTPPEESMRAWQDALDGELPAGSAVLRIKTDITHSDPALRDFGAFRIVDAEHPRVGDKYRVWPLLDFESAVEDHLLGITHIIRGKDLMDAERRQRYIYRYLGWEYPVVLHWGRVKIHEFGRLSTSSIARSISEGTYEGWDDVRLPTIRALRRRGIQAEAIRRLFLDLGVGENDISISLENLYAENRKLIDSEAARLFFVRRPVLVSVHGAVDAVARPPLYPDGRERRRIPVPASGGVARVYLEQDELASFAEGELVRLKDLYTVRVEGGGPGGRLGGRLHFVSHEMHGKPKIVHWVPEDGIPCVLRTPEGDLEGIAERGVREHVGEVVQFERVGFARIDAANGKVIAYFAHR, encoded by the coding sequence GTGGTGAGCGTGGACGAGATAAGAAGGTTGGCAAGGCTGTATGCCCTGCAGAACGCCGTGAGGCACGGTAAGCCCCCGATGGCGGGGGCGGTGATGGGAAAGCTCATGGGCGAGCGTCCGGAGCTCAGGGAGAGGGCAAGGGAGGTAAAGCCCGTGGTGGAAGAGGTGGTGGCAGAGGTCGCCTCCCTTACACCAGAGCGCTGGAGAAGCGAGCTTGAAGAGCTTGCCCCAGAGCTCATCGAGGAGCTCTCTGTGAAAAAGGAGCCAAAGAGGGGGCTAAAGGAGCTTCCCAATGCCACGAGGGGGGAGGTGGTTATGCGCTTTGCCCCCAACCCCAACGGTCCCCCAACGCTTGGAAGCGCCCGGGGCATCGTGGTGAACTCCGAGTATGCGAGGATGTACGAGGGCAAGTTCATCCTGAGGTTTGACGACACCGACCCAGTGCAGAAAAGACCCCTCCTCGATGCCTATCGATGGTATGTGGAGGACTGCAGGTGGCTTGGCGCACAGCCCGATGAGGTGTACTGTGCCTCAGACAGGCTGGAGCTGTACTACGAGGTGGCAGAGCGGCTTATAGAGGGTGGACACGCCTACATGTGCTTTTGCTCCAGGGAGGAGTTCAAGAGGCGTAAAGACGCGTGCCAGCCCTGCCCCCACAGGGACACCCCACCAGAGGAGAGCATGCGAGCATGGCAGGACGCTCTCGATGGTGAGCTTCCAGCTGGCTCTGCAGTCTTACGCATCAAGACCGATATCACCCACAGTGACCCGGCACTTCGCGACTTTGGGGCGTTTCGCATAGTGGACGCAGAGCATCCCCGTGTGGGGGACAAGTACAGGGTATGGCCCCTGCTCGACTTCGAGAGTGCAGTGGAGGACCACCTCCTTGGCATCACCCACATCATCAGGGGCAAGGACCTGATGGACGCAGAGCGCAGGCAGCGGTACATCTACCGCTATCTGGGATGGGAGTATCCCGTGGTGCTGCACTGGGGAAGGGTGAAAATACACGAGTTTGGGAGGCTGTCCACGAGCTCCATTGCGAGGAGCATATCAGAGGGCACGTATGAGGGGTGGGATGATGTTAGGCTTCCCACCATAAGGGCGCTAAGACGCAGGGGCATACAGGCAGAGGCGATACGAAGGCTGTTTTTAGACCTTGGCGTGGGGGAGAACGACATCAGCATCAGCCTCGAGAACCTGTATGCAGAGAACAGAAAGCTGATAGATTCAGAGGCGGCACGGCTGTTCTTTGTGAGAAGACCCGTGCTCGTGAGCGTTCATGGCGCAGTGGACGCCGTGGCACGGCCACCGCTCTATCCAGATGGCAGAGAGCGCCGACGCATACCCGTTCCTGCGAGTGGAGGGGTGGCGAGGGTGTACCTCGAGCAGGACGAGCTCGCGTCGTTCGCAGAGGGCGAGCTCGTGAGACTAAAGGACCTGTACACCGTGCGGGTAGAGGGAGGGGGGCCGGGAGGGAGGCTGGGAGGGAGGCTGCACTTCGTGAGCCATGAGATGCATGGTAAGCCAAAAATAGTGCACTGGGTCCCAGAGGACGGCATTCCGTGTGTGCTGCGCACCCCAGAGGGAGACCTTGAGGGCATTGCCGAGAGAGGTGTGAGGGAGCACGTGGGCGAGGTCGTGCAGTTCGAGAGGGTGGGCTTTGCGAGGATAGATGCCGCCAATGGCAAGGTCATCGCCTACTTCGCGCACAGGTAG
- the pth2 gene encoding peptidyl-tRNA hydrolase Pth2 translates to MEYKQCIVIRTDLDMGKGKMAAQAAHAAIAAFEQASSAARRRWLAEGQKKIVVKVRGEKELLELYEEARRLGLPCALVHDAGLTQLPPNTLTALGIGPAEAERIDVLTRDLKLL, encoded by the coding sequence GTGGAGTACAAGCAGTGCATCGTGATACGAACTGACCTCGACATGGGCAAGGGAAAGATGGCGGCACAGGCTGCCCATGCGGCGATTGCCGCATTCGAGCAGGCATCCTCAGCCGCAAGAAGGCGGTGGCTCGCAGAGGGGCAGAAGAAGATAGTGGTGAAGGTGAGAGGTGAAAAAGAGCTGCTGGAGCTGTATGAGGAGGCAAGGCGCCTTGGACTTCCCTGTGCCCTCGTGCACGATGCAGGACTCACACAGCTTCCCCCAAACACGCTCACTGCCCTCGGAATAGGGCCAGCAGAGGCAGAGCGCATAGATGTGCTCACCCGGGACCTGAAGCTGCTGTAG
- a CDS encoding segregation and condensation protein A, translating to MDVDPVEMLVELAKRGEIDPWNIDIVQVTDAFLRQIEHMRTMNLALPARTLFYASVLLRMKSEALTEEHAEEPPPMEEPEEQMALLENYPELHIPTRRRTKRPATLDELIEELKKAERVERRRKERREVRAERSEVVDVSHEENMEDTVRMVWESLRGLLSSKRRLTLSELLCTLTDVPAVFIYLSLLFLANERRIRLHQDEFFGELYIEGR from the coding sequence ATGGACGTGGACCCCGTGGAGATGCTGGTGGAGCTTGCCAAGAGGGGTGAGATAGACCCATGGAACATCGACATCGTGCAGGTGACCGACGCCTTTTTGCGCCAGATTGAGCACATGAGGACAATGAATCTTGCACTGCCGGCACGAACGCTGTTCTATGCCTCGGTGCTGCTCAGGATGAAGTCCGAGGCACTCACCGAGGAGCATGCCGAGGAGCCACCACCGATGGAGGAGCCAGAGGAGCAAATGGCCCTGCTGGAGAATTACCCAGAGCTGCACATCCCCACGAGAAGAAGGACGAAGAGACCTGCAACGCTCGACGAGCTCATCGAGGAACTCAAGAAGGCGGAGAGGGTAGAGCGCAGGCGAAAAGAGCGCAGGGAGGTGAGGGCCGAGAGGAGCGAGGTGGTCGACGTGTCCCACGAAGAGAACATGGAGGACACCGTAAGGATGGTGTGGGAGTCCCTGAGGGGTCTGCTCAGCTCCAAGCGCAGGCTCACGCTGAGCGAGCTGCTGTGCACGCTTACAGACGTGCCAGCGGTGTTCATATATCTCTCGCTGCTGTTCCTTGCGAACGAGCGCAGGATACGGCTGCATCAGGATGAGTTCTTTGGCGAGCTGTACATCGAGGGGAGATAA
- a CDS encoding LUD domain-containing protein yields the protein MNVDTERYRALRNTFSNVRERQMENASLLDLEAERERLKCIRERVIEHLDELWERATQRLEKNGIRVRFASTREQAQQMVLEEVGDERLVVKSKSNVSREVGVGDVLSGRGIEVVETDLGDRILQLSGESTATHPTGPVAHMDRHDVARVLSEHLGYEVEPEPEGMTMLVREEVLDAVGRARVGITGANAVCASEGCIVILHNEANVMQLMAHVDKHIVLTGMEKVYECLEDAMCMARLQTFYATGSPMPSYVDVISGPSKTADIEKRLFYGMYGPREVVLIVVDNGRSSIARRAPELLECVGCGSCLLHCSVYGVVGEQFSSCRGMGGIGVAKAGAAGHMDERLFYCTTCERCEEHCPVSIGTCGHLLQLRSDFVRSVGELLPHHRIHERILSEGRAFFDASPSRIPSLRGHLDIEASTLLFVGCLSSARRQSGIEALSALLERAGVPFCALSDERCCGSPMLKMGYPHAFEQLASENIRMIERSGAKRVVFPCAGCEKTFKDHYTLDVELLSASELVLDLVEQGMLKPSSPAPLKVAYHTPCHLREGEGIARRIEEVLSRIPNVEVHIMEEGCCGAGGGVRSALPELAGAMASLRVEQARRMGADVLVSSCPFCELNMGERGMEVLDIAELVERLTRDASGDARAQDHVPSG from the coding sequence GTGAATGTGGATACGGAGCGGTACAGGGCACTGAGGAACACGTTTTCCAATGTGCGAGAGCGCCAGATGGAAAATGCCAGTCTTTTGGACCTCGAGGCAGAGCGGGAGCGGCTAAAGTGCATCCGTGAGCGGGTGATAGAGCATCTCGACGAGCTGTGGGAAAGAGCCACCCAGCGGCTCGAGAAGAATGGCATTCGGGTCAGGTTCGCATCCACACGGGAGCAGGCTCAGCAGATGGTGCTCGAGGAGGTTGGAGATGAGAGGCTGGTGGTGAAGTCCAAGTCCAACGTGTCGAGGGAGGTGGGCGTGGGCGATGTGCTCTCTGGCAGGGGCATAGAGGTGGTGGAGACCGACCTTGGCGACCGCATACTCCAGCTCTCTGGGGAGAGCACAGCCACGCATCCCACGGGACCCGTCGCCCACATGGACAGGCACGATGTGGCAAGGGTGCTCTCAGAGCACCTCGGATACGAGGTGGAGCCAGAGCCAGAGGGGATGACCATGCTCGTGAGGGAGGAGGTGCTCGATGCCGTGGGCAGGGCGAGGGTGGGCATCACGGGTGCCAATGCGGTGTGTGCCAGCGAGGGCTGCATCGTGATACTGCACAACGAGGCGAACGTGATGCAGCTCATGGCACACGTGGACAAGCACATCGTGCTCACGGGAATGGAGAAGGTGTACGAGTGCCTCGAGGATGCGATGTGCATGGCGAGGCTCCAGACGTTCTATGCCACTGGCAGCCCGATGCCCTCCTACGTGGACGTCATATCAGGGCCCAGCAAGACGGCGGACATAGAAAAGCGGCTGTTTTACGGCATGTATGGCCCAAGGGAGGTGGTGCTCATCGTGGTGGACAACGGCAGAAGCTCCATCGCACGCAGGGCGCCCGAGCTTCTCGAGTGCGTGGGGTGCGGCTCGTGCCTTCTGCACTGCTCGGTGTATGGCGTCGTGGGAGAGCAGTTTTCCAGCTGCAGGGGCATGGGAGGCATTGGCGTTGCCAAGGCGGGAGCCGCCGGGCACATGGACGAGAGGTTGTTCTACTGCACCACGTGCGAAAGGTGTGAGGAGCACTGTCCAGTGTCCATTGGCACATGCGGGCACCTGCTCCAGCTTCGAAGCGATTTTGTGAGGAGTGTGGGTGAGCTGCTTCCCCATCATCGAATACACGAGCGCATCTTAAGCGAGGGAAGGGCGTTTTTTGATGCCTCCCCCTCGAGGATACCCTCCCTCAGGGGGCACCTCGACATCGAGGCTTCGACGCTGCTGTTCGTGGGGTGCCTGAGCAGTGCCCGCAGGCAGAGCGGGATAGAGGCTCTCTCGGCACTGCTCGAGCGGGCGGGTGTGCCCTTCTGTGCCCTCTCAGACGAGAGATGCTGCGGCTCTCCCATGCTCAAGATGGGCTACCCACACGCGTTCGAGCAGCTTGCGAGCGAGAACATCCGCATGATAGAGAGGTCTGGTGCGAAAAGGGTGGTGTTCCCGTGTGCAGGGTGTGAGAAGACGTTCAAAGACCATTACACGCTGGACGTGGAGCTGCTCTCGGCGAGCGAGCTCGTGCTCGACCTCGTGGAGCAGGGAATGCTCAAACCCTCCTCGCCCGCTCCCCTCAAGGTGGCGTACCACACTCCGTGCCATCTCAGGGAGGGTGAGGGGATTGCCCGCAGGATAGAGGAGGTGCTCTCCCGCATTCCCAACGTGGAGGTGCACATCATGGAGGAGGGGTGCTGTGGTGCTGGGGGTGGGGTGAGGTCTGCGCTCCCAGAGCTCGCTGGTGCGATGGCGAGCCTGAGGGTGGAGCAGGCACGCAGGATGGGTGCCGATGTGCTCGTAAGTTCGTGTCCGTTCTGTGAGCTCAACATGGGCGAGAGGGGCATGGAGGTGCTGGACATCGCAGAGCTTGTGGAGCGGCTCACGCGGGATGCCAGTGGGGACGCACGAGCACAAGACCATGTGCCATCAGGCTGA